A genome region from Bufo gargarizans isolate SCDJY-AF-19 chromosome 2, ASM1485885v1, whole genome shotgun sequence includes the following:
- the LOC122928412 gene encoding E3 ubiquitin-protein ligase TRIM39-like, whose product MASADLGDELLCSICLHIYTDPVMLRCGHNFCRACIDQVLKTKNTSGVYSCPECRIKFQKRPVLEKNFKLCNIVERFTSTQPRPEEVDMICCTYCIHSPVPALKSCLHCEASLCDNHLRVHSKSAEHILTEPTTSLENRKCSVHKKILEYYCTEDAACICVSCSLTGEHQGHQIQLLNEASVKKKEQLRKVLDNLSLKTEGNVSRVHTLCKHMTNVNDRAEFLSQNTVGLLTEIRRQVDDLEKMLLSEISRQKEQVSLSVSDLIQQLDTEKEDLSMTMFAITQMCAMTDPIIVLKDQELLESNIQEMATCTRDDIHTVGDLDILVMSNMIHTAMENIVEKIKFQGFNMPEASDVFLDINTAGNDVAVSEDLKTASWLGVSQNRPDTPETFQSCQVLSKSVFSSWKHFLEVESNDKGDWCVGMSYSSIDRKGEQCNIGHNDRSWGLQLWDNQYSVIHDSNVIPLPAQHSCKKLGLYLDYDAGQLSFYELCDPMRHLYTFTATFTEPLHVLCWVLGSSLRFRSGNNNN is encoded by the coding sequence ATGGCGTCTGCTGATCTGGGAGATGAGCTGCTCTGCTCCATCTGTCTGCACATTTATACAGATCCTGTAATGCTGAGATGTGGACACAACTTCTGCCGGGCCTGTATTGATCAGGTCCTGAAGACAAAAAACACCTCTGGAGTTTATTCCTGTCCTGAGTGTAGAATCAAGTTTCAGAAGCGACCAGTGTTGGAGAAGAACTTCAAACTTTGTAACATAGTGGAAAGATTCACGTCTACTCAGCCACGTCCAGAGGAGGTCGACATgatctgctgcacttactgtatTCATTCTCCTGTACCTGCTTTAAAATCCTGTCTACACTGTGAAGCTTCTCTGTGTGATAACCACCTGAGAGTTCACAGCAAGTCCGCAGAACACATCCTAACTGAACCCACCACTTCCCTGGAGAACAGGAAATGTTCTGTCCATAAGAAGATACTGGAATATTACTGCACTGAGGATGCTGCTTGTATCTGTGTGTCCTGCAGTTTGACTGGAGAACACCAGGGACATCAAATACAACTCCTAAATGAGGCTTCGGTCAAGAAGAAGGAACAGCTAAGGAAAGTCTTAGACAATCTGTCTTTAAAGACAGAAGGAAATGTGTCAAGGGTCCACACACTGTGTAAGCACATGACAAATGTCAATGACAGAGCTGAGTTTCTAAGTCAGAATACCGTTGGTCTCTTAACAGAAATCAGGAGACAAGTGGATGACCTGGAGAAGATGCTCCTGAGTGAGATCTCCAGGCAGAAAGAGCAGGTATCACTCTCAGTCTCTGATCTCATCCAGCAGCTGGACACTGAGAAAGAAGACTTGTCTATGACAATGTTTGCTATTACACAGATGTGCGCTATGACTGATCCAATCATAGTCTTAAAAGATCAAGAGCTTCTTGAATCAAACATACAAGAAATGGCTACTTGTACCAGAGATGATATCCATACTGTCGGTGATCTGGATATACTTGTTATGTCTAATATGATTCACACAGCTATGGAAAACATTGTCGAAAAGATAAAGTTCCAAGGCTTCAACATGCCTGAAGCTTCCGACGTCTTTTTGGACATCAACACTGCAGGTAATGATGTAGCAGTGTCCGAAGACCTCAAAACGGCCTCCTGGCTTGGAGTAAGCCAAAACCGTCCAGATACTCCTGAAACTTTTCAGTCATGTCAAGTCTTGAGCAAGAGCGTTTTTTCCTCATGGAAACATTTCTTGGAAGTGGAAAGCAATGACAAAGGAGACTGGTGTGTGGGAATGAGCTATTCCAGTATAGACAGGAAAGGGGAGCAGTGCAATATTGGACACAATGATAGGTCATGGGGACTGCAACTATGGGACAATCAATATTCTGTTATACACGACTCAAATGTTATCCCGCTCCCAGCTCAGCATTCTTGCAAGAAACTAGGTCTGTATCTGGATTACGATGCTGGACAGCTGTCCTTTTATGAGCTGTGTGACCCAATGAGACACTTATACACCTTTACTGCCACCTTCACCGAGCCCCTTCATGTTCTGTGTTGGGTACTGGGCAGCTCTTTAAGGTTCAGAAGTGGAAATAATAACAACTGA